Proteins from a single region of Cydia strobilella chromosome 2, ilCydStro3.1, whole genome shotgun sequence:
- the LOC134755463 gene encoding uncharacterized protein LOC134755463 yields MCVIQAYLLSALVVASSAHYAWDPYMQYRQYAQARQYAQARQDQADQQLQASDFTGGYEQNSGSVGHDFEGQSDYGSTHDFAAHGFSGHNLKAHSYPVHQHVEEENPEEIKHYKEVVVPIPKNVEFKINQPILIPVPHPVPIQVPVPKAVVIPIIKEVSIPVEKSVPYPVEKQVHVPKIKEVPFEVVKHVIVPVEKPVPFKVPVYETIIHTKKGSHKI; encoded by the exons ATGTGTGTTATTCAGGCATAt ttACTTAGCGCGCTGGTGGTGGCGTCTTCAGCACATTACGCCTGGGACCCGTACATGCAGTACAGGCAGTACGCACAGGCCAGGCAGTACGCACAGGCCAGGCAAGACCAGGCAGATCAACAG CTGCAGGCATCAGATTTCACTGGCGGCTACGAACAAAACTCCGGCTCGGTTGGCCACGACTTCGAAGGCCAAAGTGACTACGGCAGTACTCACGATTTCGCTGCGCATGGATTCAGTGGGCACAACCTGAAAGCCCACTCATATCCAGTTCACCAACACGTGGAAGAAGAGAACCCAGAAGAGATAAAGCATTACAAGGAAGTCGTTGTACCAATCCCTAAAAACGTAGAGTTCAAAATCAACCAGCCTATCCTCATTCCGGTGCCGCACCCCGTTCCTATTCAAGTGCCAGTGCCAAAGGCGGTCGTAATACCTATTATTAAAGAAGTTTCTATTCCCGTTGAGAAGTCGGTACCGTATCCCGTAGAGAAACAAGTACATGTACCAAAAATTAAGGAAGTGCCGTTCGAGGTAGTAAAGCATGTTATTGTGCCAGTTGAGAAGCCTGTGCCTTTTAAAGTACCTGTTTATGAAACCATCATACATACTAAAAAAGGTTCCCATAAGATTTAA